GGCAAGGTGGTCGGTTCGATCGGCGATACCGGTAGCTTCAGTTTCTATCCGACGAAGGTTCTTGGTTGCTACGGTGACGGCGGTATGGTCACGACCAATTCAGATGCGGTTAACGAACATATCCGTCGGCTGCGTAACCACGGCGCGGCGAAGCCCTTCCTGCATACCGAAATCGGCATGAACAGCCGACTCGACGAGGTTCAGGCGGCGGCGCTGCGCATCAAACTGCGGCATATCAAAGATGACATCGCTGGCCGGCAGAAAGTGGCGGCGGAGTATACGAAGCGCCTGACTAACTCCTCTGTCAAAACCCCGCCCTTACCCAAAAACGGCACACATGTTTTCAATCTCTATACTATTCGCGTGCACAGGCGCGATGCTGTGCGTCAGGCCCTGACGGACGCACAGATTGGCACCTCGCAGTGCTATCCGCAGGGACTGCACCTGCAAGAAGTCTACAAGCATCTCCACTATAAGCCCGGCAGCCTCCCCGTGTGCGAGCACGCCTGTACTGAAACGCTGTCACTCCCCATGTACCCCGGTATGCCGCTTGGCCACATTGAGCGCGTATGCGAGGTTCTGCTTGCCGCCATCAGCCCGCGCAGGGCGCAATAGCGCAACCTATTGCGCCTTACGCTGACTTCCCTTTATCCCGGCATGCGCCGGGTGGGGATGTTCAGCGAATGAGTAATCTTCTTTAGAGGCGTTATCTGCTTCCTGACGTATGGGGAGAGATAAGCCTCTGTTCTGACGGTATTTTGTACTTTTGCCGGCCTGAAATATCTCTAAATGCGGGCATTTCGCGGGAATTCCCTGATTCGCCGTGCGGGAAGACAGGCACGGAACTTGCAACTTTTGCTCCACCTGTCAGGTATTTCCCGAGGTGTTTTCATGACTGTGACCATCAAGCGCATCAGGCCCGTATTAATCAGTGTCTTTTTTTTCGCCATCCTGAACGCCCTTTCCCCGCTTTCGGTGGCAGCAGAAGATCCACCCGACGCCAAGACCATTACCGGCGCCGGCGAACATTTCTCGTGGGTTATTCTCGACGAGCTCAAGCCGGACCTGGAGCGCAAGTATGGCCGCATCATCAAGCTATTCGGCAAGGAGTCCATGCTCGGCGCGGGCTGCGGCAAGGGGATAAAAAAGGCCAAGGAAAACGGTCCCGGTCACGAAACCTTCGGCTTCGTCTGCTGCCCGTTGAGTCCAGAAGAGGTTCAGAAGGAAGGTCTCACGGCTCATCCGCTGGCGCAGGAGGCGCTGTTGATTCTGGTGAACAAGTCCAATCCGGTTGAGGATATTCCGATCGAAAAGGTCCGCGCCATCTTTCGCGGCGAGATTACCAACTGGAAAGAGGTGGGCGGGGAGGACAAACCCATCGTCGTGGTGCTGCGCCCGCACTGCCCGGATCGCCCCGGACACTGGAAGACCATCGTTCCGGCGCTCGATCAGTTCCGCAAGGACCGGCTCGATGTGAAGAGCGAGGCCGAGGTGGTTCAGCGGGTTTCCGATTTTGCGGAGGGTGTCGGCAATATCGGCGCCACCTGGATCTTCAGTTCGGATGAAAAGGTGAAGGTCGTCAAGGTCAGCGGTCTCGCCCCCACGGCGGAAAACCTCAAGTCGGGCAAGTATCCCTTCACGCAGGAACTGTCCATCGTGACCCACGGCGAGATCTCCGGCGACCTGGCCGGCATCATCAAGGATGTGCAGACGAGCAAGGCGTTCAAGGAAGTAGGGAAGAAATACGAACTGGTTCCGCGAAACTAGCGCCTGACCGTGTTTCTTCCGCGCACATACCGGCTCCGCCTGGTTGTCTACATCACCGTCCTGCTGGTGTTCCTGGTGGCGGTGCTGGCGTTTTCGTATCGCGGCAGCCGCGCGCTCATCCTGCAGGTGGCCGAGAACAATATCAGCCGCGTGGCCCAGCAGATCGAAGGCCAGGTCGGATATGACGCGCGCGATTCCCGCGCGCGCGTCAAGATGATCCGCGACAATGTCCCCCTGACGGAGTACCTGTTCATCGCCGCCGCGCTCGATACCGACGCCGCCGCTGTCCGGGAATTGTATCAAAGGCAATTCGGCTGGCTGCCGGCGGATCGGGTGGTTTTGCTCATGAAGAACGGCAAGGCCATGCTCGGCGCGGAGCATGCGGACCTGATCCAGGCGCTGCGCGCGCGGCGCGCGCCAAAGCAACGGCTTGAACAGCAGTTCTACCTCTACGGAAAGAACGGACTGGAGCTGGTTTCCGCGGCACCCGTGGATTACCGCTCACAATACCTCGGCGTGGTCGCGATCACCGCGGCCATCAGCGATGAGTGGATGAAGACCACGCGCCGACTCAGCAACGGCCATCTCATCATGGTGAAGGACGGCAAAATCATCCAGACCACGCTCGGGAGCGAATGGGCAGGGCTTGGCTTCAATCCGGCGTCGAATGTGCTGCGTGCCGGCAATGAAGAATTTCTGGTGCGGCAGATCCAGGTGGCCGGCGCGGACCCCGGCCTGCCTACCTTATGGTTTGCGCTGTCGGAGGCGGAGTTGACGGAACGAATCAATCGCCAGCGCAACCAGATACTGGCGCTGGCCGCCACGGGGGGCGTCGGTATTCTGTTGATCGGTTTCCTGATGTTGCGGAATTTCAGCGCGCCCCTGGGAAGGCTGGTTGCCGTCATCAAAGAGGTCGGCGATGGCCGGTTCCCGGATTTCCGCGAGACGGAAAACAGGGACGAGATCGGCTACCTGTGGAACCAGTTCGCCGAGATGGTCCGCAATCTGCGCGACAAGCAGGAGGAACTTGCCGCCGTGCACCAGCAGCTCGAAAAACAGGCGGTCACCGACGCGCTTACCGGTCTCTACAACCGCCATTACCTCTACGATATCTATCCCAAACTCTGGAGCGAGGCGTTGCGGCAGAACGGCGGGCTTTCCGTGATCCTGATCGACCTCGACCACTTCAAGTCGGTCAACGACCGTTTTGGACACCCGACCGGCGACACGGTGCTCGTGCACGTGGCAAATGTGTTGCGCGAGTCTTGTCGGGTGAGCGATTTCCTGTTCCGCATGGGTGGCGAAGAGTTCATCGTGCTCACGCACGCCGGCCTTGAAGGGGCGCAGGTGCTGGCGGAAAAGATCCGGGAGGCGTTGGAGCGCAGTCCGATCAACGAAGGCCAGTTCACCATCCGCACGACCGCCAGCCTCGGTGTGGCCCAGGCGGAGGAAACCGACGGCCTGAATGGACTGACCCAGACGCTGGCACGTGTGGACAAGGCGCTTTACGCCGCCAAACAGGCGGGACGCAACCGCGTGGCCTGTTGGCAGACGCCGCGCCTAGTTGTCTCCAAACGCTGACCTCTCGTGTCGGTGTTGCACGCTATGTTTTTGGCCAGCTCACGGCGACTTGGTACACGCCACGGCTTCGGTCAGCACGCAGGCTGTATCTGCCTCATGGTCACCGTGCGCGGAGTCTTCGCCAAGGAACTTCTTGCATGTTCACTGCCCGCTTGCCAAGCCCGCTGAATGATGGCGACTCGTAGTCGATTGCACTCTAATGTTCTTGTGCGCGCCGCGATGCTCTGCGCGGTGGTTCTGCTTGGCCTGTCGGTCCCCCCAATCGGGTTCCTGGCCGGTTTTATCGGTCGGATGCCTAATCAGCTTGCCGTGCCGTTCGTGGAACAGTGGTCGCTGCTCAAAACCCTGTGGGCGTCAAATCCGGAAGCGGCGACACGGATCCTGATGCAACAGCCGCTGATGGTGATTGCGCACAGCGAGCCGGCCAGCGGAATGGGGGTATGGAAGCTGTTCTTCTACCCCGTTCCTGTGGCGGTTCTCCTGGCGGTTTCGATCTTTGCTGCTGTTATTCTCTGCCCCGGTGCCCGCGGCGCGACGTTGCGGCGCCTCGTTCCGCTGCTGCCGGGAATGGCGGTACTGGTGTTCGTTACGACCTACGTACAAGTGTCGACCTGCTGCACGGGCGGACCGCGGTGGGCTCTCGACGTCTGGCTGTTCTCGCTTGCGTACAATCCGCTCAGTACACTGATCGACTGGCAACAGCTTTACTCCCGGATTGAGGGGTTATTGTCGATCATGCAGGTTGTACTGGCGCTGCTCGGCGCAGTACTTCTTGCGTTGGGGGCTAGACGAGCAAGGAATGAACACGCTGATGCGAAACGGCTTCGTGGCACATCCGATCCGTCGGGGCATTCCTCATGACCGTCACGGGCAAGCTCCAGCGGAGTTAGTGCGGCGGCATGAATCCATTTGAACTTATCCAATGGGCATTTCTCAGGATGGCAACATTGACCATTGTCAAAAGGTGCCGCCATCCCAGCCCCACATAGAATCCTTGGCATCCGCGAATTCGATATAAACCCGCTCTGACGGGATTTTGAGTTCATCCAATACAAGTTGGCACAGCACCTTGGATAAGGTCTCCGTCTTGCTCTCCGGAAGGCCGATGGATTTAAGTTCAAGGTAGGCACAAGGTGTGGTACTGCCCGCGAACATCATGGGTTGGGCGGGGTCGATGCGCACCATGACGTATTTTTCAGGTTTGCCGATATTTTTGGACACCAGCACCGAAGCCTTTTTCAGAAATTCCTGCTTGGTGTCTTCCGCTATCTCGCGGTTGGTCTGGATTTTAAGATAGGGCATGGCATCCTCCTGGGTTGTTCTGCCGGACATAATAATCCACCATAGGGTGGACCATGAAACAACATTCACCTTCCTGCGAACGCAATAAAGAACCGATTCTGGCGGTGCTGCGCAATATTTTCACCGCCCCCGGCCTGATACTGGAAATCGGCAGCGGCAGCGGCCAGCACGCCGTGCATTTTGCGCGCGGGCTGCCACAGATGACATGGCAGCCGACCGATACCACCGAAAACCTTCCCAGTATTTCCGCCTGGCGCGCGGAGGCAAGTTTGCCCAACCTGCGCGAACCGATGGCGCTCGACCTCTTTGTCGATGCCTGGCCGGCGAAAGAGGCGCAGGCGCTCGTGTGCATCAATACCCTGCACATCGTCGCATGGGAGGCCGTGCAAAAATTATTCATCGGCGCTGGACGGCTGCTCAAAACTGGTGGCATTGTGTATGTCTACGGTCCCTATCGTTACGCTGGCCGAGCGCTGGAACCGAGTAACGAGGACTTCGATCGCTGGTTGAAGGCCCGCGACCCGGTTTCCGGCGTGCGCCTGTTCGAAGACGTGAACCGGCTGGCTGAACAAAATGGTTTTATTCTCGCCGGCGACCGCGCCATGCCGGCAAACAATCGTTCGATATGGTGGCAAAAGAGCTGATGCAACCGGTCCTCATTCGGCTTCCCTCGGCAGCCCGCGGATGATACTTTCAGTACGGTCCGGCAACGACATTCAGGTGATTTCACCATAATGCTGCACTTCATTGCCAATGGATTGGTGGCAGCCGCGATTATCCTCCAGTTTCTGGCGCTGAGACCTGTCCGAATATTGATTGCGCTGCTTCCCCCCGGCCGACTGCGGTTCAGTTGGTATGTCCTGACCGCCCTCATTATTATTTTTATTATCGGTTACGGCGCCTACATTCCGGCGTTCTGGGGAAGCCATGAGAGACTCTCTGATCTTGTTGTTCCGGCAGTTTTTTTCCTGGTCGCATGCTTCGTGCTTCTGGTAAACATCCTGTCCCTCGAAACCGCGCGCAACATGCAACGCCTGAGAGTTTTCGAACAGGAAAGCATCACCGATCCTCTAACGGGTATCTATAATCGCCGCTATCTGGAGCGCCGTCTGACGGATGAAATTGCGCGTGCCAATCGTTATGGCATGCCGCTTTCCGTGCTCTTGATTGATATCGATCATTTCAAGCGCGTCAATGACATCTATGGGCATCAGGTTGGTGACCTGGTGCTGGAAGGCATGGCGCAACTGATTGTCACTACCCTGCGGACCACGGACATCGTGGCGCGCTATGGCGGCGAGGAAATCATGGTAATTGCGCCGAGCACGCCCGTGAAAATAGCGGCTGATTTGGCTGAAAGGCTGCGCAAGATTGTGGAGAACGCCTCATTCGAGGTGCCGATCGAACTGGATTGCGATATCAGCGCGCTGGGTGTCACGGTGAGCATTGGTGTGGCCTGTATTGGTCCACACACCAAGGATATGCAGGATCTGATACAGAGCGCTGACAAGGCGTTGTACCGCGCAAAAAGCGAAGGGCGCAATCGTGTCGTCACGGGTAATACCACGGACGTCTGAATTCTCACTCCGCTTATATATTGGGAACCTCTAAAAATCGCTTCTCATGTAGGTTGGGTCAAGCCGCGTCAGCGGCGGACCCAACACAATTTCGCCCGGAGCGAAATTGGGCGCACACAGTGCGCCCGAAGGGCGAGCCACAGGGATGTGGCGAGTCAAAATCATATTGTTCGGCGGGTTTCGCTTCGCTCAACCCACCCTACACTTGAATTATTAGAGGTTCCCTCTTGTTAATTAGCCAGAGTTTTGCCGGCGCGCCTGCGCCACGGCTTCCGCCAGCGTGGCACAACCGGAGACCCGCACACGCTCGGCCAAGTTGCGCACGATGGCCTGCACCACGCACGGCCCTTCGTAAATCAGCGCGGTGTATATCTGGACCAAATCGGCGCCGGCGACGAGCTTGTTCCATGCGTCGTCCGCGTTTTCAATACCGCCCACACCAATAATCGGAACGTTTCCCTGAAGATGGCTGTACAGCTTGCGGATGATTTCCGTGGAAAGCGATTTGAGCGGACGGCCGCTCAGGCCGCCGCTCTGGTGCGCCAGCGGATCGTTGGCAAGATGGGGACGAGTGATGGTCGTATTGGTGGCGATAACCGCATCGAATTTGTGTTCCAGCACCAGCCGGGCAATTGCAGTAATCTGAGTATCATCCAGATCGGGCGCGATCTTGAGCGCGATCGGCACGTAACGTCCGTGTTTTTCAGCGAGTGCGGCCTGTTCCGCCTTTAATGTACGCAGCAATGCTTCGAGATTTTCTTCATTCTGAAGGTCGCGCAGGCCAGTCGTATTCGGCGAGGAGATGTTGACAGCAATGTAATCCGCGTGGGGATACGCGTCTCGGAGTGCGGCGCAATAGTCTTCGACCGCGCGTTCAACCGGCGTGTCGCGATTCTTGCCGATATTAATCCCGATTGGGCAAGGCCTGGCCTCGCGAGCAAGATTGACCAGGAGCTGACTAAGACCGACGTTGTTGAACCCCATGCGATTGATCAGCGCCGCCTGCTGCGACAGGCGAAACAGACGTGGTTTTGGGTTGCCGGGCTGCGGCCGCGGGGTAACTGTACCGAGCTCGAGGAAGCCAAAACCCAGATCGGACAAAGGCTGGATATATTCGGCATTTTTATCCAACCCGGCCGCCAATCCCACCGGGTTTGGAAAATTAAGTCCCATCACGCTGACCGGCAAAGATGTCGGGCGATGCGCGAATACAATTCGTGTCAGTGCACCGGCGCCGGGTATCCGGTACAGCAGGCGCAACGCTGAAAAGGTCAGGTGGTGGCTGGTTTCGGCGGGGAGCCGGAAGAGCAGCGGGCGCAACAACCGATACGAGACGCAAGTGTTCATGGGAGTGGATGCATGATAAGCCGGCAGTGGGTGAGAATGTCAACGACAAAAAGTCATGCTGTTGTATTTATGGTGATGCGATATGATGGAATCAGCATCATCCATTGGACATGACATCAGGAGGATGAATATGGCCAGAGCACAGAAGGTCAGTTACTTCGCGATGCAAATCCCCAACCGGGCGGGCGAGGCGGGGCGGATTCTGGCGGGGTTGGCGAAGGCCGGGGTCAATCTGCTGGCGTTCACCGGTTTTCCCAGCGGAAACCGGTCGCAGGTGGATTTTATTCCCGCCAACCCGACCACCTTTCTGGCGGTTGCCCGGGGCATGAAACTCAGGGTGCGCGGCAAAAAGACGGGATTTCTCGTTCGCGGCAGCGACCAGCGCGGTGCGATTGCCAAGGTGATGTTGAAGTTGGCGAGGGCCAAGATCAACGTCACCGCTGTGGACGCAGTCTGTGCCGGCGCCGGACGTTTCGGTGCGATTCTCTGGGTTAAACAGAAGGATGTAAACCGCGCGGCGCGCTCGCTCGGCGCCTAATATCCACCTTATTGCCCTCCGTCGCGTCGCGGCGGAGGCTCAGGTGTTGTCCGTTTTCCACTTCAGCCAACTCCTCGGTCTACGGTAGAATGACCGGCTTTCATCGGTCGGCCATCGGGCACGGGCGGAGATTTCATGGCAAGCAAACTGAATCGTTATAGTTCCCGCATCACGCAACCCAAGTCGCAAGGCGCCTCGCAGGCGATGCTTTACGGCACCGGCCTGACGCGCGCGGATATGGACAAGGCCCAGATTGGTATCGTCGCCAACTGGTTCGAGGGCAACACCTGCAACATGCATTTGAACGATCTGGCCGCCCGGGTCAAAGAAGGCGTGACGAAAGCAGGGCTGGTGGGCATGCGCTTCAACACCATCGGCGTATCGGACGGCATTTCCATGGGCACGGATGGAATGTCATATTCTCTGCAGTCGCGCGAGGTCATCGCCGACTCGATCGAGACGGTCATGGGTGCGCAGTGGTATGACGGGCTCATCGCGTTGCCCGGCTGCGACAAGAACATGCCCGGCTGCCTGATCGGCATGGGCCGGCTGAACCGTCCGGCGATCATGGTATACGGCGGCACCATCAAGCCGGGCCACAGTAAAAAGGGAGACACCCTCGATATCATCTCGGCGTTCCAGAGTTATGGCGAATTCATTGCCAATAAGATCGACGAGACGACGCGCGAGGACATCGTCGAACACGCCTGCCCCGGCGCGGGGGCGTGTGGCGGCATGTACACCGCGAACACCATGGCCAGCGCCATCGAGGCACTCGGCATGTCTCTGCCGTATAGCTCCTCGGTTCCGGCAATGGAGCCCGGCAAGCGCGAGGAGTGCTTGCGTGCCGGCGCCGCCATGCGCGAATTGCTCGAAAAGGACATCAAGCCGCGCGACATCATGACGCGCGCGGCGTTCGAGAACGCCATGGTCATGGTCATGGCGCTCGGTGGGTCGACCAACGCCGTGTTGCACCTTATCGCCATGGCGCGTTCGGTGAGGGTGAATCTCACGATCGACGATTTTCAGAAGGTCTCGGATCGTGTGCCGTTTCTCGCGGACCTGAAACCGAGCGGCAAGCACGTCATGGAGGATTTGCACAACGCTGGGGGAACGCCGGCAGTGATGAAATATCTGCTTGAGAAGAAATTGCTCGAGGGCGGGTGTCTCACGGTCACGGGAAAGACCATCGCGGAAAATCTCGCCAAGCTTCCAGGTTTGAAAGCCGGTCAGAACGTTATCATGACGCTGGAAAAACCTGTCAAGGCGAGTGGCCATATACAAATCCTCAAGGGCAATCTCGCACCGGGCGGAGCCGTGGCCAAAATCACCGGCAAGGAAGGTTTGCGTTTCACGGGTCCGGCGCGGGTGTACGACTGCGAGGAAGACATGTTGAAAGGCCTCGAACGCGCGGAGATCAAAAAAGGTGATGTGGTGGTCATCCGTTACGAAGGTCCGAAAGGCGGTCCCGGCATGCCCGAAATGTTGACACCCTCTTCAGCCATCATGGGCGCGGGCCTGGGAAAAGACGTGGCGCTTATGACCGACGGACGCTTCTCCGGCGGATCACACGGCTTCATCATCGGTCATGTGGTGCCGGAGGCGCAGGAAGGCGGGCCGATCGCGCTGATTCGTGATGGCGATGTGATCACGATCGATGCCGGGAAGAACGAGATCAGCGTGGCGGTGAACGATGCGGAAATGGCCAAGCGCAAGGCGGCCTGGAAAATGCCGCCGTACAAAGTTACGCACGGTACGCTCTACAAGTTCATCAAGAATGTCAAAAATGCCTCCGAAGGTTGCGTCACCGACGAATGAAGTGAACGCACGCTGGTTGCCGGGTTGATCATTTCTGGCGCCGTGATGTTTGTTTACCCTGCAGTGCCATTGCCCGCCGGCAGCGTGACGACGCACCGCATTCACCCGCCACGGGAAGACACCCGCCGCTGACGCCTTCTTTGGGTGGCTGGGTAAAAAATTGCGCTCAGACAGGGCTAATCTTCGAGGTTTTCAAGCCTGTTTGGGCTTTGGCACGGTTTCTGCTTTGCTTTAGGTATATCAAACGCCGGCCGGGGTTAACCGCCAGAACCCGGGCCTGACGAGGTTACCATGGCAAATGTCTATACGAACGGAAGCACGGGTTACAAGGGCGCTGAGCGTCGCAAGTTCAATCGCCGCAATGTGGTGGATCGCCGCAAGGATATCCGCTGGGAACCGGATAAATCCAGCCGGCGTCAAGCGACCGGTCGCCGAGTCGTTGATCAATTGGGTGTGAACGGCAACAAACGTTAGGAAGTAATCTTTCTGACTCGAAATCCGGGGGAGTCGGGCGGGGGGTCCGCCTGCGTATTTTTTATATATGCGATACCAGGCGCGCCTCGGGGATGACTGCACGCAGCGCCTCGGTGATTTGAAAGCGTACACCGGGGACCGGTTTCACGCTTACCCATAACAGGCTCAGCTTCAGATTGAGTTCGGCGAATACCACGACGTGATTATAACCGGCGAACACGGTCTGGATGTGTTCGATGGTGGCCTGGATAAGATGCTGCGGTTTGTGCACCAGGCCGGGAATGAGCACCATAAAATCACTTAAGGCTTTGCCGTGCTCATCAAATGCCGGTGCGCGTTTGCGCAGCGGTTCGGCGGGCAGGAACGTCGATGAGACCACCAGCTCCGACATGGGAAAATACCCTCCCGGTTTCAGGCTATTTGCAGTTCTTCTGTGTACAAGCTTATCTGATTGTTAAGAAAAAACCAGAATCCTGGGGACATCCCGGAGATCCTGGTGGATAAGTGCTCCCTAATATACTGATTCTTTCCGTAGCCTGGAGCTTGACCCGCCGCCGGTACAATCACATCATGTGGACGTAAGCATTTCCGGGTGGGGGAGCACATGAAGGCCGAGCAGCGCCAGAGTATCCGTAAAAAAATAGCGTTCAATATTATTATTAATCACGATCTCGCCTATTCGAAGAGCTGGAAGCTTTGCGATCTGAGCCTGAGCGGAGCCAGGCTGGAAGCGGGGAGAGGCGGCCTTTCTCCCGGCACGCCGGTCGAGGCGGTTCTTACCCTCAGGGAGCATGACGAATACGATCTGCATCGTGTGCCCGCGGACGTGGTGCGCACGGACCGGGGTGGTGTAGCACTGCGGTTTCGCCACTACGATGACCGGACTTACACCGCGCTGGTGAAGTTGTTGTACAGCAGCTAGTCCGAAGACCAGAAGTCCTATTTAGTTTGATAAATCTCGCCGCGCGTGGAGTTGTCCACGGCCCGCGGTAGCAGGAAGTCGTTGCGCGCGAAGATGTACCCGCACAGACAGAGGGCGGAGGTGACGGGAAGCACGGTCTGGCAATGTGGGCAGGTTTTGGTCCGGGTGTTGGCGAATCCTTCCATGATCTTCTCCGCCTTGGCGGCTTGCTGTGCACGGAAGGCCTCGGTGGGTTGAGCTGACAGGGACGGCGCATCCGGTTTAGACGGCAGGGATTCCCGTATCTGCGCAATTTTAGCGGCTTGAGCGTCACGCTCATCACGCAGCGCCAGCGCATCTTGCACGGACCGCAGCAGCTTGTCGGCTTTGCGGTGGTTAGACATGTCGGCAATCAGTTCAGCGCGCGCGGATTCCACCTTTTCCACGACCTGGTCGATGCGTGCCGCCAGATAGGCCTCGAACAATTCCTCTTCTTGCAGCGCCTGCTCATCGGAGGGCGGTTCGTTTTTGCCGAGGGAATCGAAGGAGTAGCCGCAGTTGCAGCTTTTGGCATCGACAGATACCACTGTGCTGCATGCCGGGCACGGCTTCTGGTATATGCTGGAGTTCCTCATGTTGCAATCCCTGTCAATGTTCAGATTCGCCTGATTACAACTCCGTGCTGCCAGAGTTAAGTATAGGCATGGAAAGGCCTTCTGCCGAGGAAAAATGCCCGCAAGGGTTGCCTGAATAATGCACCTAATGAACGGATCGGCGGTAACCGCTCCGGTTATACAATGACTTACATTTCTGCCGGCTTGGCACCATGGTGGGGCTTCAGTATTGCGGTAGCGATATGGACATAGTCCGCTACGAGGAAATGAGACAGCGTTTATGGAAATCTGCGCTCAACCTGGGGAGAGAATGTTTGTCTCGCTGAAACCATGTCCGAATATCAATGAAGCGAACGATGATGTCGTGGTCGAGTGCATGACGCCGCATACAAGAATAAATGCGGCCCAGATGGCCACGCTAAAGAACCTCTGCTAACAATGCGTGCTCATGGAATGAGAGCCCCTTGCAGATTAACTCTGAAGTCGGGTTTGGTTTCCTATTAAAAAGAGTGTTTGCTAAAAACACACACCTGTTGTATCCCCGCATAACTGAACTCGGACAAACCGGAATATGACAAGCATGTGGCGCTATTTGCGGTCATCAGCCTTAAATCAGCGGTCGTCGGCCCGTCTCGTCAATGTCAGGATCTATACTTGTAATTTCTCCGATTATCCGCCTTAATGAATGAACGACGCTTATCGCCTTTTATGATGCGCAGGGGAATCGTCGAGTAAAGCTCTCATGTTGGTTGGATTCACACAAGGAGGTTCACATGAGTCATGCACAGCGCTCAGCAAAACTGGAAACGGGCAAGAACATCGAAGTTGAGACGAGCAGAGAGTCTGTTGAAGTAGCCGAAGCGATCAAGGCGCTGCAGGCGCAGCTCGCCGATCTTCGCAAGATCGTTCAGGCCGCCAAAACATCTGGCGAAGACACCGTCAAACTTGGACGCCGTCAATAACGTTCTTCTTAATCCCGCGCTTAATTTGTAACTCTTACTTTACCAGTCCAAACCGCCAGCCAGTTTTCCGAATCGGCCGTCATCGCTGATTCTGTCACTCCGTCCTGACGACAGATGCCAGCGCTACGCTACATGCCGGTCGTGTGCGTTCGCGCAGAAAACCATTCTGGGCGACAT
Above is a window of Sulfuricaulis sp. DNA encoding:
- a CDS encoding DegT/DnrJ/EryC1/StrS aminotransferase family protein — encoded protein: MHAVTRAQPVPFLDLTAQYKRLETEWLAAIRETGARGSFILGPHTQAFEKEFAEYVGVKHAIAVANGTDSLYLSLRALGIGKGDEVITTPFTFFASAETIDMVGATPVFVDILPDSFCLDPASVRAKITPKTKAIVPVHIFGYPSGMDEIMEIAKKHKLAVIEDCAQSFGALHNGKVVGSIGDTGSFSFYPTKVLGCYGDGGMVTTNSDAVNEHIRRLRNHGAAKPFLHTEIGMNSRLDEVQAAALRIKLRHIKDDIAGRQKVAAEYTKRLTNSSVKTPPLPKNGTHVFNLYTIRVHRRDAVRQALTDAQIGTSQCYPQGLHLQEVYKHLHYKPGSLPVCEHACTETLSLPMYPGMPLGHIERVCEVLLAAISPRRAQ
- a CDS encoding substrate-binding domain-containing protein, translated to MTVTIKRIRPVLISVFFFAILNALSPLSVAAEDPPDAKTITGAGEHFSWVILDELKPDLERKYGRIIKLFGKESMLGAGCGKGIKKAKENGPGHETFGFVCCPLSPEEVQKEGLTAHPLAQEALLILVNKSNPVEDIPIEKVRAIFRGEITNWKEVGGEDKPIVVVLRPHCPDRPGHWKTIVPALDQFRKDRLDVKSEAEVVQRVSDFAEGVGNIGATWIFSSDEKVKVVKVSGLAPTAENLKSGKYPFTQELSIVTHGEISGDLAGIIKDVQTSKAFKEVGKKYELVPRN
- a CDS encoding diguanylate cyclase, with the translated sequence MFLPRTYRLRLVVYITVLLVFLVAVLAFSYRGSRALILQVAENNISRVAQQIEGQVGYDARDSRARVKMIRDNVPLTEYLFIAAALDTDAAAVRELYQRQFGWLPADRVVLLMKNGKAMLGAEHADLIQALRARRAPKQRLEQQFYLYGKNGLELVSAAPVDYRSQYLGVVAITAAISDEWMKTTRRLSNGHLIMVKDGKIIQTTLGSEWAGLGFNPASNVLRAGNEEFLVRQIQVAGADPGLPTLWFALSEAELTERINRQRNQILALAATGGVGILLIGFLMLRNFSAPLGRLVAVIKEVGDGRFPDFRETENRDEIGYLWNQFAEMVRNLRDKQEELAAVHQQLEKQAVTDALTGLYNRHYLYDIYPKLWSEALRQNGGLSVILIDLDHFKSVNDRFGHPTGDTVLVHVANVLRESCRVSDFLFRMGGEEFIVLTHAGLEGAQVLAEKIREALERSPINEGQFTIRTTASLGVAQAEETDGLNGLTQTLARVDKALYAAKQAGRNRVACWQTPRLVVSKR
- a CDS encoding phenylpyruvate tautomerase MIF-related protein — protein: MPYLKIQTNREIAEDTKQEFLKKASVLVSKNIGKPEKYVMVRIDPAQPMMFAGSTTPCAYLELKSIGLPESKTETLSKVLCQLVLDELKIPSERVYIEFADAKDSMWGWDGGTF
- a CDS encoding DUF938 domain-containing protein, which gives rise to MKQHSPSCERNKEPILAVLRNIFTAPGLILEIGSGSGQHAVHFARGLPQMTWQPTDTTENLPSISAWRAEASLPNLREPMALDLFVDAWPAKEAQALVCINTLHIVAWEAVQKLFIGAGRLLKTGGIVYVYGPYRYAGRALEPSNEDFDRWLKARDPVSGVRLFEDVNRLAEQNGFILAGDRAMPANNRSIWWQKS
- a CDS encoding GGDEF domain-containing protein; this encodes MLHFIANGLVAAAIILQFLALRPVRILIALLPPGRLRFSWYVLTALIIIFIIGYGAYIPAFWGSHERLSDLVVPAVFFLVACFVLLVNILSLETARNMQRLRVFEQESITDPLTGIYNRRYLERRLTDEIARANRYGMPLSVLLIDIDHFKRVNDIYGHQVGDLVLEGMAQLIVTTLRTTDIVARYGGEEIMVIAPSTPVKIAADLAERLRKIVENASFEVPIELDCDISALGVTVSIGVACIGPHTKDMQDLIQSADKALYRAKSEGRNRVVTGNTTDV
- a CDS encoding quinone-dependent dihydroorotate dehydrogenase, whose protein sequence is MNTCVSYRLLRPLLFRLPAETSHHLTFSALRLLYRIPGAGALTRIVFAHRPTSLPVSVMGLNFPNPVGLAAGLDKNAEYIQPLSDLGFGFLELGTVTPRPQPGNPKPRLFRLSQQAALINRMGFNNVGLSQLLVNLAREARPCPIGINIGKNRDTPVERAVEDYCAALRDAYPHADYIAVNISSPNTTGLRDLQNEENLEALLRTLKAEQAALAEKHGRYVPIALKIAPDLDDTQITAIARLVLEHKFDAVIATNTTITRPHLANDPLAHQSGGLSGRPLKSLSTEIIRKLYSHLQGNVPIIGVGGIENADDAWNKLVAGADLVQIYTALIYEGPCVVQAIVRNLAERVRVSGCATLAEAVAQARRQNSG